One window from the genome of Paramormyrops kingsleyae isolate MSU_618 chromosome 3, PKINGS_0.4, whole genome shotgun sequence encodes:
- the calhm3 gene encoding calcium homeostasis modulator protein 3 isoform X1 — protein MDRLKLVLQYFQSNSESISNGICVILALISVKLYTSFDFNCPCIPQYNKLYALGVMFVPPVILFFLGVIINRHTGVMMEEWVRPPGKRTKNPAVVKYLCSAMMQRALLAPMVWVLVTLLDGKCFVCAFSMSVDPRHFTGIPNNTGIDLVRLMAKVPCKEDAVFRNSTFRKAVTRYVRCYSQAIGWSILLFLILLGAIGRVVKPCFDHATFLQTRYWSNYLDIEQKLFDETCVLHAREFARKCVHQFFQSMQEDMQLRLQLPPPHCHPHHRDEEYEDEDHLHGITRDEQVDRVLNTWYFCRPELDVTKTAHQPKVYITWEDHNGRTLFSDV, from the exons ATGGACCGTTTAAAACTGGTGTTGCAATATTTTCAATCAAACTCCGAATCGATTTCAAACGGGATTTGTGTTATACTGGCTCTGATTAGCGTGAAGCTGTACACCAGTTTCGACTTTAACTGTCCTTGTATTCCCCAATACAACAAGCTATACGCATTAGGGGTGATGTTTGTACCCCCAGTAATACTCTTTTTCTTGGGGGTAATAATCAATCGGCACACCGGGGTGATGATGGAGGAATGGGTAAGACCGCCTGGGAAGAGAACGAAAAATCCAGCTGTTGTCAA GTATCTGTGCTCAGCGATGATGCAGAGAGCCCTGCTAGCCCCTATGGTTTGGGTGCTGGTCACATTGCTGGATGGAAAGTGCTTCGTTTGCGCCTTTAGCATGAGTGTGGACCCCCGGCACTTCACGGGGATACCCAACAACACCGGCATAGACCTCGTCCGGCTGATGGCCAAGGTGCCGTGCAAAGAGGATGCGGTGTTTCGTAACAGCACCTTCCGGAAGGCCGTCACTCGCTATGTGCGCTGCTACTCACAG gccatCGGCTGGTCCATTTTGCTGTTCCTTATCCTCCTGGGAGCCATTGGCCGAGTAGTGAAGCCCTGCTTCGACCACGCCACCTTCCTGCAAACGCGCTACTGGAGCAACTACCTAGACATCGAGCAGAAGCTGTTTGACGAGACCTGCGTCCTGCACGCGCGGGAATTCGCACGCAAGTGCGTCCATCAGTTCTTCCAGAGCATGCAGGAGGACATGCAGCTGCGGCTTCAGCTGCCTCCCCCTCACTGCCACCCCCATCACCGGGATGAGGAGTATGAGGATGAGGACCATCTCCATGGAATCACCAGAGACGAACAGGTGGACCGCGTGCTGAATACCTGGTACTTTTGCAGACCTGAGTTGGATGTGACAAAGACTGCACATCAGCCCAAAGTGTACATCACTTGGGAAGACCACAACGGCCGGACACTGTTCTCAGATGTTTAA
- the calhm3 gene encoding calcium homeostasis modulator protein 3 isoform X2 — MMEEWVRPPGKRTKNPAVVKYLCSAMMQRALLAPMVWVLVTLLDGKCFVCAFSMSVDPRHFTGIPNNTGIDLVRLMAKVPCKEDAVFRNSTFRKAVTRYVRCYSQAIGWSILLFLILLGAIGRVVKPCFDHATFLQTRYWSNYLDIEQKLFDETCVLHAREFARKCVHQFFQSMQEDMQLRLQLPPPHCHPHHRDEEYEDEDHLHGITRDEQVDRVLNTWYFCRPELDVTKTAHQPKVYITWEDHNGRTLFSDV, encoded by the exons ATGATGGAGGAATGGGTAAGACCGCCTGGGAAGAGAACGAAAAATCCAGCTGTTGTCAA GTATCTGTGCTCAGCGATGATGCAGAGAGCCCTGCTAGCCCCTATGGTTTGGGTGCTGGTCACATTGCTGGATGGAAAGTGCTTCGTTTGCGCCTTTAGCATGAGTGTGGACCCCCGGCACTTCACGGGGATACCCAACAACACCGGCATAGACCTCGTCCGGCTGATGGCCAAGGTGCCGTGCAAAGAGGATGCGGTGTTTCGTAACAGCACCTTCCGGAAGGCCGTCACTCGCTATGTGCGCTGCTACTCACAG gccatCGGCTGGTCCATTTTGCTGTTCCTTATCCTCCTGGGAGCCATTGGCCGAGTAGTGAAGCCCTGCTTCGACCACGCCACCTTCCTGCAAACGCGCTACTGGAGCAACTACCTAGACATCGAGCAGAAGCTGTTTGACGAGACCTGCGTCCTGCACGCGCGGGAATTCGCACGCAAGTGCGTCCATCAGTTCTTCCAGAGCATGCAGGAGGACATGCAGCTGCGGCTTCAGCTGCCTCCCCCTCACTGCCACCCCCATCACCGGGATGAGGAGTATGAGGATGAGGACCATCTCCATGGAATCACCAGAGACGAACAGGTGGACCGCGTGCTGAATACCTGGTACTTTTGCAGACCTGAGTTGGATGTGACAAAGACTGCACATCAGCCCAAAGTGTACATCACTTGGGAAGACCACAACGGCCGGACACTGTTCTCAGATGTTTAA
- the LOC111858733 gene encoding glutathione S-transferase omega-1-like — protein sequence MASQKCLVQGCQAPGPVTNSQIRIYSMRFCPFAERTRLVLNAKGINYEVINIHLKNKPSWFFEKNPAGTVPVLETVQGQLICDSVITCEYLDEMFQDKKLFPADPFKKAQQKMLLEEFSKVVPFFYKIPIGKSKGEDTSAEEEELKGKFIKLNEVLVGRKTKFFGGDSLTMIDYLMWPWFERVDGYGVARLLDAAPALKEWMKRMVEDPTVKATMFDGETHKAFLKSFFDGKPNYDLGL from the exons ATGGCTTCACAGAAATGTCTCGTCCAAG GATGCCAAGCTCCGGGTCCAGTGACCAATTCCCAAATCCGCATATACAGTATGAGGTTCTGCCCCTTTGCTGAAAGGACGCGTTTGGTTCTCAACGCCAAGGGTATCAA CTATGAAGTCATTAACATCCATCTGAAGAACAAACCTAGTTGGTTCTTTGAAAAAAATCCAGCGGGTACCGTTCCAGTTTTGGAGACTGTGCAGGGTCAGCTGATCTGTGACTCAGTGATCACGTGTGAGTACCTGGATGAAATGTTTCAGGACAAGAAGCTCTTTCCTGCTGACCCATTTAAGAAGGCCCAACAGAAGATGCTGCTTGAGGAGTTCTCCAAG GTTGTtccatttttttataaaatccCTATTGGGAAGAGCAAGGGTGAGGACACGTCTGCCGAGGAAGAAGAACTGAAAGGGAAATTCATAAAACTCAATGAG GTTCTAGTTGGCAGGAAGACAAAGTTTTTTGGAGGAGATTCTTTGACTATGATTGATTACTTGATGTGGCCTTGGTTTGAGAGGGTGGATGGCTATGGAGTGGCACG CCTCTTGGATGCAGCCCCGGCGCTGAAGGAGTGGATGAAGCGTATGGTTGAGGATCCCACTGTCAAGGCAACCATGTTTGATGGCGAGACCCACAAAGCTTTCCTCAAGAGCTTCTTTGATGGCAAACCCAACTATGACTTAGGCCTGTAG
- the calhm2.1 gene encoding calcium homeostasis modulator protein 2.1: MAALISENFKFLSLFFKSKDVVIFNGLIALGTVASQTAYNIFAFSCPCSPERNYLYGLAAIGVPALALFLIGVMLNRNTWSLVSECRIRFCRRLTCPAGFALLGSILGRAAVAPVTWTVLSLLRGEAYVCARSEFVDPASLVDFPEGYGPQIMARFPCRDVPAVVLPFWPAIERQLKYESQLLGWLLTGLIAVSLFLLLCLKRCCSPLGAEQEAYWKNFRYSEDQIFERTAGIHAKLLATESVKQFFGFVALEQEDKQQLEQYQAQNNIPRSQWNNITGVYLYKEKSGVPLYSQLNKWATATPDNNVEVTEMNALC; the protein is encoded by the exons ATGGCGGCCCTCATATCAGAGAACTTCAAGTTCCTGTCCCTCTTCTTCAAGAGCAAAGATGTGGTGATTTTCAACGGTTTGATCGCTCTGGGCACGGTCGCCAGTCAGACAGCCTACAACATCTTCGCCTTCAGTTGCCCCTGTTCCCCGGAACGAAACTATCTCTACGGCTTGGCAGCCATCGGGGTACCCGCCTTGGCCCTGTTCCTGATCGGGGTCATGCTCAACCGGAACACCTGGAGCTTGGTGTCGGAATGCCGGATTCGGTTCTGCCGTCGTCTCACCTGCCCGGCAGGCTTCGCACTGCTGGGCTCCATCCTGGGCCGGGCCGCCGTGGCCCCCGTCACGTGGACAGTGCTCTCGCTGCTCCGCGGCGAGGCCTACGTCTGCGCCCGCAGTGAGTTTGTTGACCCCGCCTCCCTGGTGGACTTTCCGGAAGGTTACGGACCCCAGATAATGGCACGTTTCCCCTGCCGGGATGTACCCGCTGTGGTCTTGCCATTCTGGCCAGCAATCGAGCGTCAGCTGAAGTATGAGTCTCAG CTACTGGGCTGGCTGCTGACTGGCCTGATCGCCGTCAGCCTTTTCCTCCTGCTCTGCCTGAAGCGATGCTGTAGCCCCCTGGGAGCCGAGCAGGAGGCTTACTGGAAGAACTTCCGCTACAGCGAGGACCAGATCTTCGAACGCACCGCCGGCATCCACGCCAAACTGCTGGCCACTGAGAGCGTCAAGCAGTTCTTTGGGTTTGTGGCACTGGAGCAGGAGGACAAACAGCAACTGGAGCAGTACCAAGCCCAGAACAACATCCCCCGATCCCAGTGGAACAACATCACAGGGGTCTACCTGTACAAAGAAAAGAGCGGAGTTCCCCTCTACAGCCAACTCAACAAGTGGGCCACTGCCACCCCAGACAACAACGTGGAAGTTACTGAGATGAATGCACTCTGCTAA
- the LOC111858865 gene encoding RING finger protein 122-like, whose amino-acid sequence MTWGETYQMPLNVYIAGLGVGLFLFVLTVICCCCCLFRLRRYKTREHYEYNEVILKRVGKKTFQSLLGQMCAVCLEEFRMRDQLALCPCSHTFHTKCLLKWLEIRSLCPMCNKPVYKVPLTGPQDIINFQVPQDL is encoded by the exons ATGACCTGGGGAGAGACTTACCAGATGCCCCTCAACGTCTACATCGCTGGGCTGGGAGTCGGCCTGTTCCTCTTCGTGCTGACCGtcatctgctgctgctgctgtttgttcAG GTTGAGACGATATAAAACAAGGGAGCACTATGAATACAACGAG GTGATTTTGAAACGAGTTGGAAAGAAGACTTTCCAAAGTCTCCTTGGA CAGATGTGTGCCGTTTGCTTGGAGGAGTTCCGCATGCGTGACCAGCTCGCGCTCTGCCCATGCTCTCACACCTTTCACACAAA GTGTCTGCTGAAGTGGCTGGAGATACGTAGCCTTTGCCCGATGTGCAACAAACCTGTGTATAAGGTGCCACTCACCGGCCCACAGGATATCATCAACTTCCAGGTTCCCCAGGACCTGTGA
- the LOC111858711 gene encoding inositol 1,4,5-trisphosphate receptor-interacting protein, whose product MMQGALVRTCVVVAAAILNHPLLFPKNNSSILEQDAELLARMREHEELLQAQQLLLEVEVEAAPEDQSEETSYSWYIWSALSLVAFLTIELCRQEYVDPHARDLEDEDILPADSKCSNSLFPDKGLLGNFYERCVRTSAHENWRVQEFVEGFSDDLLEAWRSVCDREADMEVEEPMGVGSMYEGWRASKPLMCDLLVPFAPPEPYRFTFQLWCTGNGDVPPDMQGCGRIQVVQAGEDGGGCLCGKADLGDDLLCLLHGRNEKPVVSKAAGDLLCSKNTSYLAKDKVMKWFQVAVTKAWGRISHKYDFELMFRSLDFPGALKVRWPSGRTIVLNIIPVVQLEDTDAYLVSHFPSEDHSSSDMYWPISFAIYEKNLLKYLVKRLPVDSCHLQCLQIVCFLLKKQTGLTGGSALTNYHLKTALLHLLLNRRVTDWGGAKLGARVRDLLGFLESSLQEKRLCHALLGNPRLPQDFSFPVIFRTVEPINLLRPLVLQRQRYASTVEHFREMLRNAPVLIQEYTPQFSIPHLQQTPSPSNQA is encoded by the coding sequence ATGATGCAGGGGGCTCTCGTCCGTACGTGTGTGGTGGTGGCTGCCGCCATCCTCAACCACCCCCTCCTGTTTCCGAAAAACAACAGCAGCATCTTGGAGCAGGACGCCGAGCTGCTGGCCCGCATGAGGGAGCACGAGGAGCTCCTTCAGGCccagcagctgctgctggaggtggaggtggaagCGGCTCCTGAAGACCAGAGTGAGGAGACGAGCTACAGCTGGTACATCTGGAGCGCACTGTCTCTGGTCGCCTTCCTGACGATCGAGCTCTGCAGGCAGGAGTACGTCGACCCGCACGCCCGAGATCTCGAGGACGAGGATATCTTGCCGGCCGACTCCAAGTGTTCCAACAGTCTATTTCCAGACAAAGGGCTCCTTGGGAATTTTTACGAGAGGTGCGTTCGCACATCTGCCCACGAGAACTGGAGGGTGCAGGAGTTTGTGGAGGGTTTTTCGGACGACCTGCTGGAGGCGTGGCGTAGCGTCTGCGACAGGGAGGCCGACATGGAGGTGGAGGAGCCGATGGGCGTGGGGAGTATGTACGAGGGATGGAGGGCGAGCAAGCCCTTGATGTGCGATCTGCTCGTGCCGTTCGCCCCCCCGGAGCCGTACCGCTTCACGTTCCAGCTGTGGTGCACCGGGAACGGCGACGTCCCCCCGGATATGCAGGGCTGCGGCCGGATCCAGGTGGTGCAAGCCGGCGAGGACGGGGGCGGCTGTCTCTGCGGCAAAGCCGACCTGGGTGACGACCTGCTGTGTCTGCTGCACGGCCGAAACGAGAAGCCCGTCGTCAGCAAGGCGGCCGGGGACCTCCTGTGCTCCAAGAACACGTCCTACCTGGCCAAAGACAAGGTCATGAAGTGGTTCCAGGTCGCCGTCACGAAAGCGTGGGGGCGGATCTCCCACAAATACGACTTTGAGCTTATGTTTCGCAGCCTGGACTTCCCTGGCGCTCTGAAAGTGCGCTGGCCGTCAGGGAGGACAATCGTCCTGAACATCATACCAGTAGTGCAGCTGGAAGACACAGATGCCTACCTTGTCTCCCACTTTCCTTCTGAGGACCACAGCTCCTCTGATATGTACTGGCCCATTTCCTTTGCTATCTATGAGAAAAATCTACTAAAATATTTAGTCAAACGCTTGCCTGTCGACTCCTGCCACCTCCAGTGCCTTCAGATTGTGTGTTTCCTGCTTAAAAAGCAAACAGGCTTGACTGGCGGGAGCGCACTGACGAACTACCACCTAAAGACGGCGCTGTTGCACCTGCTCCTCAACCGACGGGTGACCGACTGGGGGGGTGCAAAACTGGGGGCCCGGGTGCGGGACCTGCTCGGCTTTCTAGAAAGCAGCCTGCAGGAGAAGCGGCTCTGTCACGCCCTGCTGGGTAACCCCAGGCTGCCCCAGGATTTCTCCTTCCCGGTCATCTTCCGGACGGTGGAGCCAATCAATCTGCTACGACCCCTGGTTCTCCAGAGGCAGCGGTATGCCAGCACGGTGGAACACTTCCGAGAGATGCTGAGAAACGCGCCGGTGCTGATACAGGAATATACGCCCCAGTTCTCCATTCCTCACCTGCAGcaaacccccagccccagcAATCAGGCGTAG
- the LOC140588172 gene encoding glutathione S-transferase omega-1-like, whose translation MASQKCLVQGCQAPGPVTNSQIRIYSMRFCPFAERTRLVLNAKGINYEVINIHLKNKPSWFLDKNPAGTVPVLETVQGQLICDSVITCEYLDEMFQDKKLFPADPFKKAQQKMLLEEFSKVIALIYKIPIGKSKGEDTSADEEELKGKFIKLNEVLVGRKTKFFGGDSVTMIDYLMWPWFERADSFGVARPLDAAPALKEWMKRMVEDPTVKATMFDGETHKAFLKDYFDGKPNYDLGL comes from the exons ATGGCTTCACAGAAATGTCTCGTCCAAG GATGCCAAGCTCCGGGTCCAGTGACCAATTCCCAAATCCGCATATACAGTATGAGGTTCTGCCCCTTTGCTGAAAGGACGCGTTTGGTTCTCAACGCCAAGGGTATCAA CTATGAAGTCATTAACATCCATCTGAAGAACAAACCTAGTTGGTTCTTGGACAAAAATCCAGCGGGTACCGTTCCAGTTTTGGAGACTGTGCAGGGTCAGCTGATCTGTGACTCAGTGATCACGTGTGAGTACCTGGATGAAATGTTTCAGGACAAGAAGCTCTTTCCTGCTGACCCATTTAAGAAGGCCCAACAGAAGATGCTGCTTGAGGAGTTCTCCAAG GTTATTGCCTTGATTTATAAAATCCCTATCGGGAAGAGCAAGGGTGAGGATACGTCTGCTGACGAAGAAGAACTGAAAGGGAAATTCATAAAACTCAATGAG GTTCTAGTTGGTAGGAAGACAAAATTTTTTGGAGGAGATTCTGTGACTATGATTGATTACTTGATGTGGCCTTGGTTTGAGAGGGCCGATAGCTTTGGAGTGGCACG CCCCTTGGATGCAGCCCCGGCGCTGAAGGAGTGGATGAAGCGTATGGTTGAGGATCCCACTGTCAAGGCAACCATGTTTGATGGCGAGACCCACAAAGCCTTCCTCAAAGACTACTTTGATGGCAAACCCAACTATGACTTAGGCCTGTAG
- the LOC111858854 gene encoding calcium homeostasis modulator 1-like, which translates to MDKFRMMFQFLQSNQESFMSGICGIMALASAQLYSAFEFNCPCLPEYNYAYGIGILIVPPIWFFLLGFVLNNNVSMLAEEWRRPTGQRRKDPAVLRYMFCSITQRSLIAPVVWISVTLMDGKSFLCAFSVNLDLRLFGNGSTPDLAKADLVRLLAKIPCKDVFDGEQVVSREAASRYLRCISQACGWTFLLLTTLVAFTVRAVRPCFTQAVFLKTKYWSHYVDIERKMFEETCTEHAKSFARICIQQYFESVGGEMQGLHGQHLHEKDKSEDEGEKPKSDEEKLLGIRAQDDMDKVLWNWHTCKPPLNVKKEDFNSANSNGTININGFSNNLQKPDPPKKEWVAYYSKV; encoded by the exons ATGGATAAATTTCGTATGATGTTCCAGTTTCTGCAGTCTAACCAGGAATCTTTCATGAGCGGCATCTGTGGGATAATGGCTCTTGCAAGCGCGCAGTTATATTCCGCGTTTGAGTTTAATTGCCCGTGTTTGCCAGAGTATAACTATGCGTACGGCATCGGGATCTTGATTGTTCCGCCCATATGGTTCTTTCTGCTTGGATTTGTGCTGAATAATAACGTGTCTATGCTGGCAGAGGAGTGGAGACGCCCGACGGGGCAGCGCCGAAAGGACCCGGCCGTGTTGCGGTACATGTTCTGCTCCATCACGCAGAGATCCCTGATCGCCCCCGTAGTCTGGATCTCCGTAACCCTGATGGACGGGAAGAGTTTCCTGTGCGCCTTCAGCGTAAATCTGGACCTGCGTCTGTTCGGTAACGGCAGCACTCCTGATCTGGCCAAAGCAGACCTGGTCAGACTGCTGGCAAAGATACCCTGCAAGGACGTCTTCGACGGAGAGCAGGTGGTATCTAGAGAAGCCGCCTCAAGGTACCTACGCTGTATATCACAG GCTTGCGGCTGGACGTTTTTGTTGCTGACAACACTCGTGGCGTTCACGGTGCGGGCAGTCCGGCCGTGCTTCACCCAGGCCGTTTTCCTGAAGACCAAGTACTGGTCCCACTATGTCGACATCGAGCGCAAGATGTTCGAGGAAACCTGCACAGAGCACGCCAAGAGCTTCGCCCGGATCTGCATCCAGCAGTACTTCGAGAGCGTCGGCGGAGAGATGCAGGGCCTCCACGGGCAGCATTTGCACGAGAAGGACAAGAGCGAGGATGAGGGGGAAAAACCAAAGAGCGATGAGGAGAAACTTCTGGGAATACGGGCCCAGGACGATATGGACAAAGTACTCTGGAACTGGCACACCTGCAAACCGCCGCTCAATGTTAAGAAAGAGGACTTCAACAGCGCAAACTCCAATGGGACTATCAACATCAACGGCTTCTCAAATAACCTACAAAAACCAGACCCACCAAAAAAAGAGTGGGTTGCCTACTACAGTAAAGTTTGA